The Vicia villosa cultivar HV-30 ecotype Madison, WI unplaced genomic scaffold, Vvil1.0 ctg.000494F_1_1, whole genome shotgun sequence genome includes the window TCCTATATGCTCGCGGCTCAAATGTAAGGCCTTGGGTAGGAAGATGTTTCTTTTAAACCTTCAGTAATTTGATGAAAAACATTATAAACTGTCACTAGACCTAGAATTTAACAGCTGACAGGAGAACACTAAATTTACATATCAAAATACATTAATGAGTGTTGCTATGCTAAAACAAAACCAAACACCTCCCACCAACACTGTATAAATCATGTATGCTATAGGATCAGATTATGCTTGGCACGTTTTGCTAagtgaaagaaaaataataaaaaaaacaacccACAATACTCTGAAAATACAGTGTTGATGAAGTGTTATGTATTTAAATAACATTATCCTACACTAAACAAAAAGGATTTCAGGTGATAAACATACCCCCATGGCATAGCACAATAGTATTAGGATTGATCCTATGTGCTGCATCTGCAATAGCTTGTACAAGAACTACACTTTCATCAAGTGAAACAGCAGTTTTTGCACCTATGGAGCCTGTTGTGGTTAGACCCATATGGGCAACAATAATATCGGCACCAACTTTAGCCATTTCAATAGCTTCATATTGATTGAATGCATACGGAGTTGTCAAGAGCCCCAATTTATGAGCTTTTTGGATCATCTCAACTTCCAAGCTGTTAATTTAATGTGAAAACAAATCATTTTGTAAGAGCTGTAACAGTCCAACTCATGCACTGTATTGAGAAATCTTCACATATCGCCTACCTGTACCCCATGCCAGTTTCTTCAAGATTTTGCCTAAAATTACCATCAAACAACCCAACTGTTGGAAAGTTTTGTACCCCAGAGAATCCAGTAGACTCCACTTGTTTAAGGAAGTGATCCATTCGTCGGAAGGGATCAGTTGCACATACACCAGCAAGAACTGGTACCTTCTTTACCACCTGAAAACCAAAGATCAAAAATCTTAGACAAAATGAGAAATAAAGAGATTCATTGCTACTGTGACAAGGGATTTTACTATCACATAAAATTTCCAATTTATTACTCAAGATAACTATCGATGGTTAATAATTATTATAGCTGGATGCATCTTATCTCAAGAATTAGAATTTAATAGTTCCTTAATTGTCATGAAGTAACTCTCCCAAAAGCATAGGCTACCAGATGAACTTGCGTTAATAGAGTAGTGGTTACATAATTTTCTATTATGTGTGTCACTAGAATAGTGGGCAGAGTAGTGGAGGACATGTTCCACTACTACTGCTGAGCTGGCCCTAGCTGTTAGTACCTTTGTCAGTATTTGTTTACCTTTTGCTTGCCTTTATATAGCAAGTTTCCTGTATCACTCTAATCAAGAAATACAATGAATATTTCTCTCATCTTATCCATTTCAATTGCTTAACAAATTCTAACATGGTATCTTGAGCTTCTTTTCGATCCATGGAGTCCATTTTTCTTTCCTCTCAGGTGAAACTTTCTCACCTTATATCTGTCAAACTTGATGACAAAAACTTCAAACAATGGAAACAACAAATTGATGGAGTTGTTCGTGGCCATCGTCTCCAAAGGTTCGTCACTGTTCCGGTGATTCCTTCTCCCTCTCCTTCAGATCCCGCATCTCATAGTGCATTTCTGGAGTGGGAACAACAGGATGCTCTCATATGCACCTGGCTTCTTTCCACCATCTCCGATTCTCTTCTTCCTAAACTTGTTGAGTGTAAACACGCGTGGCAAGTCTGGACAGAGGTGCACCGCTATTTTGACACTCTTCTTTCCACCAGAGCTCGTCAGCTGCGTTCTGAGCTTCGTCGCCTCACCAAAGGTTCGCTCACGATTGAGGAGCTTCTGAAGCGTACTCGTGAGATTAGCGAATCTCTTGTTTCGATTGGGGATCCTGTTCCTCTTCGCAACCTAATCGAAATAGTTCTTGATTCCCTTCCTGAGGAATACGACTCCATTGTCGCCGCCGTCAACAGTAAGGATGAGCTAAGTTCCTTGGATGAACTTGAGTCGTCTTTACTTGCTCATGAGTCGCGACTTGAGAAACATCGCAAAGCTGCTGTTGCGGAGCCAGTGGCTGTGAATCTCACTCAATCAGCGTCGTCTCCTTCACCTGTTACTACTGGTCAAACTTCTACTGAAGGTTTTCCTCAGGGAACGAGTCACGTCACTGCCAATGCTGATAATCACAACTATAGCTCTCGTGGAGGTCGTTTTGGTCGCAGCAGTGGGCGTTTTGGTCGTGGTGGAGGACGTTTTGCCAAACAATCTTGTCAGATTTGTCACAGGTCTGGACATGATGCTTCAGTATGTTATTATCGTTACTCAAGTGGTGCTGGTTATCCTCAGCAAAGAGCTCCATTCAATCCATTTCATGTGGCTCCCCGTACTATGCTTCCTGCTCAATTTCCTCATGGTTCTCTCAGAGCTGCTTCTCCTAGATCCACAGCACCACAGGCTTTCTTTGCAGGTACTGAAGCAAGCAACAGAAATCAGTGGTGGTATCCTGACTCAGGGGCCTCTCACCATGTTACTCCTGAAGCCTCAAATGTgtctgattcttcttctgtgcctgGATCCGAGCAAGTCTTCATAGGAAATGGCCAAGGTTTGTCTATCAATTCTATTGGTTCCATGTCTTTTCCTCTACCACACAAACCTCACTTGTCTCTCACCCTTAGGAACCTCTTACATGTACCACAGATTACCAAAAATCTCATGAGTGTGAGCAAATTTGCTCAAGACAATaatgtattttttgaatttcattCTAAATTCTGTGTTGTTAAATCTCAGGCTACTTCTGAAGTTCTGCTCAGTGGTCATGTTGGAGATGATGGCCTCTATAAGTTTCCTAATCCTGCTGCATCTCCAGTGTCAACGCCTTGTCCTAGTCTTCACTCTTGTAGTACTAGCAATAGGTTTATGTGCTCTCCTGCTATAAGCAGTTGTAATCCTTCAAATTATATGCCTAATGCTACACttctttgtaatgatccttctaTTAATAAAACTACAAGTCTCTTTTTCAACTCTTCTCTTAATTCTGCCAATGCTAGCACTAATTTATCTTTATCTCATTCTAATAGTCCTACTGCTATAGCAACAAATCCTTATGTTCTGTGGCATACCAGATTAGGTCATCCTAATCATCATGCCCTTGTTCAAATCCTGAAACTTTGCAATCTTACTGTCCCTTCAAAACCTCCTACAGATATGTGTCATGCCTGCTGTGTTGGCAAATCTCACAGATTGCCTTCCTCTTTATCCACCACTGTCTATACTCATCCCTTTGAACTGGTTGTTTGTGATCTCTGGGGTCCAGCTCCTATGATATCCTCAAGTGGCTACACCTATTTTCTTACATGTGTGGATGCTTTCTCTAGGTTTGTTTGGGTCTTTCCCCTCAAACTGAAGTCTGACACTATGCTTCAGTTTATTCAATTTAAGAAAATGGTTGAGCTGCAGTTTAATTGTCCCATCAAGTGTGTTCAAACTGATGGAGGAGGGGAATTTAGACCCCTCACCAAATATCTAACAGATTTAGGAATTGGTCATAGATTCACATGTCCTCATACACATCATCAAAATGGTCTTGTTGAACGCAAACATAGACACATTGTTGAGACTGGTCTCACTCTCTTAGCTCAGTCCACTCTTCCCTTAAAATATTGGGACCATGCTTTTGTTACTGCAGCCTACCTTATCAACAGAATTCCCAGCCCTACCCTTAACAATAACTCTCCCTACTTTAAACTACTCAACAAACCTCCTGACTATTCCACTCTCAAAGTTTTTGGTTGTGCTTGCTATCCTTTCCTGCGTCCCTACAATTCCCATAAGCTTGATTATAGATCTCAACAATGTATTTTTCTAGGATATTCATCTTCTCATAAAGGTTATAAATGTTTAGCTTCCAATGGTCATATCTACATCTCTAAGGATGTTATTTTTCATGAATCCCTGTTTCCCTATTCCTCTTTATTTTCAATCTCTTCTACCTCCTCTGTTCCCTCATCCATTCCTCCTTGCCCTTCTTCTATTCCTCCCTTTCCTGCTACTGCTAGCCAGTTTTCACCTCCTCTCTCTCCATCCAATGCTCCCTCTCTCTATTCCTATAATCCTGATGCCATTCACAGCTCTCCTTCTAGTTCTTCCTCTTCCCCTCATATGGTTGTTCCCTCCCCTGAACTTTCCACTTCTGCAAGTCAGCAGGTGTCACATTCTATCCCACAGCCTCTCACTGCTATTCCTACCTCCTCTCCCTCTATCTCTCCTGCTCTTATCCTCCATGATCCTGCTGAAACTAGCACCATTTCCCCTACTTCCTCCAATGATCCTTCTGAACAGTCTAGCTCACACTCAAATCCCAGCCCCCCTGGTTCACCTTTACCTTTCATTCACCCTGATAATATCCATCCTATGCAAACCAGAGCCAAAAGAGGTATTATTCAACCTAGATTACATCCTACTCTCCTTTTAACCCACATGGAACCAAGTTCTGTTAGTCAAGCTTTGTCATCTCCTCATTGGTTTCAGGCAATGCAAGAAGAATACAAGGCACTGATGAGAAATCAGACCTGGACATTGGTAAAAGCTCCTATTTCCAGGAGACCTATTGGttgtaagtgggttttcagaaccAAGGAAAACCCTGATGGATCTATCAATAAATACAAGGCCAGATTGGTGGCAAAGGGGTTTCATCAAAGAGCTGGCAGTGATTTCCAGGAGACTTTCTCCCCTGTTATCAAACCTGTGACTGTTAGAATTGTTTTAACCATTGCTGTTAGCAACAAGTGGCCTATTCAGCAGATAGATATTAATAATGCTTTCCTCAATGGCACACTTGAGGAAGAGGTGCTTATGCAGCAGCCTCCTGGCTTTGAAGCTGCTGACAAGTCCCTAGTATGTAAACTAAACAAGGCCATTTATGGTTTAAAACAGGCCCCAAGGGCCTGGTTTGACAAACTGAAGAGTGCTCTTGTTCATCTTGGTTTTCAAGCAAGCAAGTGTGACCCTAGTCTCTTTCTATTGCATCAAGGCAAGCTTCAAGTCATGATCttggtctatgttgatgacatcatcATCACAGGCAGCTCTGCTCCCTTCATCAACTCTCTCATCAACCATCTTAACAATAAATTCTCTTTAAAACAATTGGGACAGCTTGACTATTTCCTTGGTATTGAAGTCTCCCATCTTCAAAATGGTTCTTTACTTCTGTCCCAAACCAAGTACATTTCTGACCTCCTAACCAAACTGAACATGCTCAATGCCAATGGAATGCCCACTCCCATGATTTCCAGCAGCAAATTATCTAAAGTTGGCTCAGCAAATGTTGAAGATCCCACTCATTTTAGATCTGTTGTTGGTGCATTGCAATATGCAACCATAACTAGACCTGAAATTTCCTTCTCTGTTAACAAGGTGTGTCAGTTTTTATCAAATCCCTTAGAAGATCACTGGAAGGCAGTCAAAAGGATTTTAAGGTATTTGAGTGGTACACTGTGTCATGGCTTGCTCATTCAGCCTGCCCCTGTTCATCAGCCTATGCAGCTTTTAGGATtttgtgatgcagattgggcaTCAGATCCTGATGACAGAAGGTCTACTTCAGGGGCATGCATCTATCTTGGTCCTAATGTTGTATCATGGTGGTCCAAGAAGCAGCAGCTTGTTGCCAGGTCTAGTGCTGAAGCAGAATACCGCAGTATGGCTCAATTGGCTGCTGAACTTATTTGGATACAGTCTCTACTTCAGGAACTTCACTGTCCTATTCAGGTGCCTAAGATTCTATGTGACAACTTGAGCACAGTCACACTTGCTCATAACCCCATTCTCCACAACAGAACCAAACATATGGAGCTAGATATATTCTTTCTAAGGGAGAAAGTTCTCAGTAAACATCTTTATGTTGCTCACGTTCCAGCTCAAGACCAGTGGGCTGACATTCTTACCAAGCCCTTATCTGCTGCTAAGTTTGTACCTCTTCGTTCTAAGTTATGTGTGTTAGATAAAATTGCTTTAAAGCAACCCCCTGCAGCTTCTAAGGGGGACTAATAGAGTAGTGGTTACATAATTTTCTATTATGTGTGTCAATAGAATAGTGGGCAGAGTAGTGGAGGACATGTTCCACTACTACTGCTGAGCTGGCCCTAGCTGTTAGTACCTTTGTCAGTATTTGTTTACCTTTTGCTTGCCTTTATATAGCAAGTTTCCTGTATCACTCTAATCAAGAAATACAATGAATATTTCTCTCATCTTATCCATTTCAATTGCTTAACAAATTCTAACATGCGTGAATAACCTTTTACAGCAGATCTCTAACCTTACCTTTCCGGTCAATTAGTGAAATTGTTAGCACTAaatgttcaaaaattcatatgAGAACCATATATGCAGGTACTTATGTGGGTTCTTATGTGTAAGAACCAGCTATTACCCATGCACCATTGGTGACCCTTGTCATGGACACCGCGTATAAGAATGGTTCTTCTATAAGAGCCAGTTCTTAAAACTTAAGGGTTCAATTGTGGGACACATTAAAATTTCTTAAGGAGTCTACCATTAGAGTGAAATTTGTTGTTCTTAAATTCTATTTGCAATTGTAGGACCCACTAAAAGTATGTTAGAAACCCAAACTGGGTTCTATCATTAGAGATGCTCAAAACTTAATATTGCCACCGGTATATTGTTTGTGATGACACAGACACAAAGTGTTTTCTGCTTTACCAACATTTATCCTCAAAACCCCATTATCCCCTCTGAAATCTTTCTTCAACATCCTCTCCCATAGTGATGTATCGCTTTTTTTGTGCAATTGTTTTTCCACAATTACAATCATATTTGGCAACATTAAATTTTTAAGCATGTCCTACTTATCACCTATATTTAACAATAATCTTAAACCCTGTGtatgttcaaaattcaaattaagaAGCATCCGAAAAATCAGCCACTTGAGAGTGAAAAATACTTGAACAGAAGTTAGCAATTGGACAATATTTTCAGTATCTAAGAACAAAAGTATAGAAATAAGATGTACCGGCAGAACTTCATTGGCCATGTCAAGCACAACAGCATTAGCATCGGCAAATGGTAATAACCCAGCTAATGAACCTCTCCCAGCCATTCGGAAGCGCCCTGAGTTGTACAATACTATTAAATCAACTCCTCCAGCTTCTTCAAACTTGGCAGATATTCCAGTCCCAGCACCGGCTCCTATAATAGGAATTCCTTTATCTATTTGATATTTAAATTGCTGCAGTATTAGCTGTGTTTTCTTCAAAGTTTCTGCCAATAGAAATGAAAATAGAAGTTGGACATAAAGTCAATTACTAATTCCAAATTCAACAGAAGCTTAACACAAAAAGAAGCTATTGCCATTGTGTAAAATTTTCTCGGGCCAACATCCTAGCACTAATTAAATTTCATGGAACAATCAACACAAATAATATGGAGAAAAAAAGCGGGAAAAAGAATTCTTTATTGCAAAATGGTAGCAATTGTTGGAAACCTGGGGAATGAATATGCATGTTATTTGAAAGGATGAACCACTAGAAAGTCATAATTTATTTACATCTAGAACTGACATTAACAAAATAATTGTGAACAAGAAAAACAAAATGCAAATTTAAATGAAATGAGAACCTGGTTTTGCATCTGGGAATTCATTAGGTGCATAGACAATAGTCCCAAAGCTTGATTTATTTGAAACAGAATCCTCAGGGATGTGTTCAACAAATTCAGGAATGGCTACTTGTGGATGACTAGAACctttcttctcattaacctccaAAAACGCATCCACTAATGCATTTGCAAATTCAAGGTCATTAATATGATGGGGATACACCTTCACCTGCACAACTCATATCCTTGGACCATAAGAAGTCCTCCTAGAAACAAGTAAAACAAAATCCATGCAAAATTGAAACTTTATAAAACACAATTATGCTCAATAACACTAATAAGAAATTATAGTACCTGTCGAATATCATCGGGCTGAATAAGCCTTTGTAATTCATGAATAAGTGTACCAGTTGCCTCCGGATCATAAAAAGGCTTACCAGGTGCATCTAAAGCAGATATACCCTTTTCTGGAAGGCAAACACAGATCTTAGATGATGAGCTGTTCAGTTTATTTGCTATGAAATCAGCAAATTTCCTGTTCTCATCCACTGTTGTTCGCATGAGCGAAACCTGGAAAGAGAATCAATGGATTTATTGCATTATCATGAAGACAGAATCAGCCATTTCAGCACGTTAAACTTATTTAATTCCAATGCATTTTGAGAAGTCCAATATAATATCACCGATATACCTTGCTTTGGTCAATGTCTCTGGAAAATATGTGACCcatttaatattttcaaattgAAAGTGAAGTAGTAATCATGGCACGTGTGATTAGTTTTCAAGAAAAAACAAAATGGAACGCCAATATACTATATGCATAATGAAAGTGAAGTAGTAATCATGGTACACATATGAGTAGTTTTCAAGTAAAAACAAAATGGAACATCCTAGTCATGTAGAGTAGTACTGGTCGTCACCTGCTTATTGTGTTCATATATATTTCTCTGCTGAAAAGAGTGTGGTATGGTATCTTTTGCTCCAAAGTTTACCATGTCTAATGCTCCCACACTCAGGACCAGGGGGATTTTCTTCTCTATTATGACATCAAAGCGAGAACTATCACAAGCCATTACGCCTCCAACTATGTAGTCTGCTACTTCTGTTGTTGTGATGTCCAAAACACCCtaagcaaaatacataaaatatttaaatagagGAAGGAATACATAAAGAAGAATCTGAAACTAGACAAACAGAATACAAACGATTCCACAGAGCTTGTTACAGCTCATTTTGTGTCTCATACAATCATGTCAATGAAAGTTAAGTGTCTCTGCTTTTCCAGAACAGCCTATTTATACGCAAATCTAAAATAAACTGAATAAGTATTGGCAACCATGAGAGTAAAAATGAAATTTGCAATCTCCATACATTTAATATGGTAATAAGCAAGCTGATCAAGCAGGCACATCCATGTGTGTACTCCCTCGGGAATGAACTATAAGCACAaagaatagaaataaa containing:
- the LOC131628991 gene encoding toMV susceptible protein tm-1(GCR26)-like yields the protein MARHNTTTLRVFCVGTLDTKLHELRYLSDSLRSNLHRFSDHTSPEIDVVVVDVSTGPNAPESLPDFTFVSRDDVISNEANLLPQDRGEAVSVMSQSLQQFLQKSNSDQCVAGVIGVGGSGGTSLLSSSFRSLPLGIPKLIVSTVASGQTEPYVGTSDLVLFPSIVDVAGVNSVSRVVFSNAAAAFAGMVVGRVRSLSDSSRVDDKPTVGITMFGVTTPCVDAVRDRLHREGYESLVFHATGVGGRAMEDLIREGFIQGVLDITTTEVADYIVGGVMACDSSRFDVIIEKKIPLVLSVGALDMVNFGAKDTIPHSFQQRNIYEHNKQVSLMRTTVDENRKFADFIANKLNSSSSKICVCLPEKGISALDAPGKPFYDPEATGTLIHELQRLIQPDDIRQVKVYPHHINDLEFANALVDAFLEVNEKKGSSHPQVAIPEFVEHIPEDSVSNKSSFGTIVYAPNEFPDAKPETLKKTQLILQQFKYQIDKGIPIIGAGAGTGISAKFEEAGGVDLIVLYNSGRFRMAGRGSLAGLLPFADANAVVLDMANEVLPVVKKVPVLAGVCATDPFRRMDHFLKQVESTGFSGVQNFPTVGLFDGNFRQNLEETGMGYSLEVEMIQKAHKLGLLTTPYAFNQYEAIEMAKVGADIIVAHMGLTTTGSIGAKTAVSLDESVVLVQAIADAAHRINPNTIVLCHGGPISGPEEAEFILKRTKGVHGFYGASSMERLPVEQAITNTVKQYKSISIH